Within the Calypte anna isolate BGI_N300 chromosome 28, bCalAnn1_v1.p, whole genome shotgun sequence genome, the region CGCACCGCTCCCCGCGCGTCGCAGCAACCGCGGAACGGCTGCGGTTCCGTCACAGCGGGAGGGGCTTAAGGGCTctgggggcgggggggaggAACGCGGCCCCGCTTCCGTTGTTGACTTTGGACCTCCCCGGGCGACCTGCCACACCTCCCCATACCCGTCACACCCACTCACACCCCCCACACCCTGTCACCTACACCCCCACACACCCTGTCACCTACACCCGCTCACACCCCCCACACCCTGTCACCTACACCCCCACCACACCCTTTTACATACACCCACACACACCGCCTCATCTCAACACCCCCCGCCCTGCTCCGCCCTGCCCCACCCTGAGGTTGGGTGCCCTTGGCATCCCTCCCGGCTCTCTGAATTGTGGTCTTTTACCCCAAAAACTCTGGACGACGCGGCACCCCCCATCTGTTGGGAAGTTTTTTTATTGCCCACCGTGAGGATCGGCACACAGCAGCACCGTTTACcaccccctgaccccccccccaAGCCGGTTCTCGGTGCCTCCCGACTCTCAACCCCCCCACTGCCCCGGGGCTCAGGGGTCTGCGGCAGCTCCCACCCTCCCAGAGGGACCCAGCCTGAACCCCAACACATGGAGACTGCACCAGAAACTGCCTCCTGCTTCtgttaaaaaggtttttaaaaaggtttcAATAAAAAGCATCCACATTAAACCCCTCCCCGGgaggcaaagcagcagaggggctgtgccGGGCACCGGGCATCCCCCCGAGGTGCTGGATGTGGCcactgcagccagcactgccccagccaCCCCCTCACTGTGGCTCCGGGAGCTGCAGACACGGCTGCCACGTCCCTGCCCAGCGCCACGGCCACCACCGCAGCCTCTGGAACTTGGTCCCTGTGAGTTCTGCAAAAAAGGCATTTCCAGTTTGGCTTTTCCAGGTCACACCACTACGTGGGGCTGTGGGAGGTTCAATCACACAGAATCCCACACAAAATCCCTGTCCCCCgtccagcagcaccctgggctcCCCCATGCCTGGGGGTCTCTCCCAGCACTGACCCCACACCCTCTCCTCTatggggctgagctgggtgcCACCAGCACGGGGACAAGAAGCAGCCCCAGTCTCTGCAGGAACTGGCTGGTCTCTTCTCTAGAAATGGCgtctttattttcttgctcagaaaaataaaattaattttaaaatttaaaatagaaagaaaaaaagagtttgaaaaGAGGGAATGTCAGAAGTAGAGGCTGGAATGTGGCTGGCAGCAGGGTCTGTACATGAGATGGCGCCATGTGGGGCTGGGCAACATCCTGCTCAGtagccctcctcctcctcgcagTAGTAGTGGTATCTGGGGGGGTCCCCACTCTGGTCACAGGCAGCATTGGCCACCTCGCCCTGGCTGCCCTGTGGGCAATATTTGGGGTCGTAGATTTGGCGGCCGAGGCCAAAGACCTGCCCGCTCTGGTTGGCACCCTGGTTGGAGCCCATCTGCAGCGACATGGAGGAGTTGTCACACTTCTCTGTCCCCATCTTGGCATCGTAGATGTGTCTCCTGGTGCCGGGTGCTGTCATGCCCACCTGGAAGGACAGGATGGAGCAGGGCTTGGCCACAGTCCCCCCCATGTCCCTCCCCACCATGGCTGCAGTGGCTCACCTGGCTGGCACACTTGTTGGTGCCCATCTGGAGGCTGATGGTGGAGTGGTCCATGGGAGGCAGGATCTGGTTCTTGGGGTCGTAGAGGTGCCTCCTGGTGCCATACGCTGTCATGCCGGACTGGCTGGCACACTTGTTTGTGCCCATCTGACACGGGGTTCTGGTGAGGACTGAGTGCCACCCCACACGTGCCCTTTaccctccctctccatccccccacAGCCCGAGGGGCTCAGCCAGCACCCCCTGACCCAGTCCAGTCACCACCTCTCCAGGGTCCTGGACATCAAGTCCTGGACATGGAACCAAGATGGTCCCAGATACTCAAGACACTTGGGGTACCTTGAGCCTTGGGTCTCCCCAGCCATGACTGGAGTTGTGGTGGTGCTGATGGTCTCATAACACTGGGCCCCTGTCACCTGGCACCccatcccacctgcagcccgATCACGCACTGCCCAGCCTTCATCTTGGCCTCATCAAagttcctctgctgcttctctgagtACTTCACACCGATGTCCACACCGCTCTGCATCCCCTTTGTCTTTGCCTGCCGGGGAGGTACAGTGAAGAAGGACACAAGAGTCCCAGTTCCTCTCACCCTCTTCGGGGGGACCCATAGGGCTCCTCAAGCAGCACCCCAAGATGGGGGTCAGCCCAGGTGGTCCCCGGGGGCTGTGCCCCCTCCCAAGGCACTCACCATGCCCGCCAGTGCCAGCAGGGACACCTGCACCTGTGTCAGGTTCCCACTCTCAAAGAGGTCATTGGCTTCAAAGAGGTCCACGGGGTTCATGCCGTAGGTGGCCATGGCCTTGATGAAGTTGGAGAGGTTCTCGAGCTAGGGGTGAGGGGCAGAGGGGTAAGAGCCCAGGGGGTGGcagtggaggggctggggcagggtgaGTGGCAGGGCTGTCCCCGCATACCTGGTGCCAGTTCTGAGCCGAGCGGTTGATCTTCCTCACCGAGTTGGGCTGCAGCTTGTTCATCAGCCtggaggggggaagggaaggtgaTTCCCACCCCCAGATGCCTGCCAGCCTCCCAGTGCTCCCCCCAACACAGGAACTTTGGGGGTGACCCAAGCAATGCCCCAGAGGAAACCCCCAGCTCCTAGGAGCCAGTGGATCCCCCCAGAGAGGGCATGGCTGGATCCAGCTCACCCTACCCAGGCCAAGGGCTGGGGGGGTCCCTAAGAGGCCTCCTCTGTCACCATCCAAAGGGAGTGGGGGGCCACAGGGCTGCCCCCAGCACCGTATGGGACTCACTCGCAGAGGATCACCCCATCCTTCAGCCCCTTCTGGAAGTCAGGCCCGATCTGCTGCCCCGTCACGCTCTCAATCCATGTCCTCAGCTCGGCCTCCTTCTGGGGGTCGTACTTCTGGGcaagctgggaggggaggacAGCAAGGGAGAAGCTCAGACAAGACCCCAGTGTGCACACCAAACCCTGGAGGGGGATGGCTCCCCATCCCGGGCTTAGAACTGCAGcaagggctggggacagcagccccATCCCGAGCAACATTCCCGGGAAGCCTTGGGGACACCGGCTGgtccccaggctctgcagggtgGTGGAGCAAACCCCCAAACCCGGCCCCGAGCTCCGGGGATCCCCGCGGCCACGCTGTGCTCTCCCCTCCGGCGGGGCCGAGTGCGCGGATTCCTCGGTCACCGCGACTATGCCAGGAATGCGGACGCCTCCTCCCAAATGGAGAGCAGCTGCCCCGGCCAGCAGCGTCCCCGGCAGCATCCCCCGGCCCGGCAGCCTctccctgtgcccagcaggATGGGCACGATGCAGCCCCGCTGCTTGGTGAGCAGACACCGGCCGTGCCTGCGTAGTGGGATCCGTAGTGCCCGGTTTGCAAGGGCTTGCAGGGACCGGGAGGCTGCCACTGGTTTAACTGGTTCCCAGTCGGTGATGTCAGCTCCCGGCAGACGCAGCGGGGCAGCCCAACTGGCTCAAGTCTTGCTGAATCAAACGCCCCGAGCAGGCAGCGGCATGGCCCAGGCGCGTGTCCACCCGCTCGGCGCTGGCACAGCCCCGGTGCAAGCAGGGACCCGTCTGAGCTCCGGGATGAAACGTAAATCCCCTGCGAGGATGGGCACGGAGAGCCGGGACCAGACacagccacagccctgcagccacgCGGGGCCACCGGGCAGGGCCACCGGTGACCACAGCTCAACCTCTGCTCGCCCGGGGCCACAGCGGTCCCTAGAGCCCAGAACAGCCCCGTGAAGGGGCTGCTGTGTCCTCCCAGCCGTGTCCCGGCGGGACCCCTGTGCCCATGGTGCCATAGcccctcagcacagcagcagagccctgccagGGCACAGGAGGGCCGggatggtggcactggggacagtgtgtgtccccagccccatcctcaGCCGTCTGGGCGAGGGGAGATGTCACCTGCCCGGGTAGGCGGGAGGGGCCGCGGCCATCGCCCCCCGCCCCAGCTGCGGACGGGAACGGTGTTCCGGGGGTTGCTGGAACCGACAGCAGCCACAGGACGGACTGGGGCGAGGTGGGGGCGGCAGCTGATGCCCGGGACCCCTCCCAGCCCCGGTACCCACAGACATCTCCTCGGGACCCCTTGGAGAGGGCCAGGGCACCCCGAGACCGGTAACTCAGCCCCGGCACCTCCCATCGCTCAGAGCCCCCGGCTGCGCGGGATCTCCCGGCTCTCCGGGACCCTGGGATGCAACCGGGACCCGCCAGCGGCACCGGGATTCTCGGCTCCCCGGGCCCCCAGGAGCACCGGGAACCGCAGCGCCCGGTGGTCCCGGTAGCCTCCGACCCCTGACTCGCCCCTGCCCGGTGGCACCGAACCCCCCCGTCCCCAGCCGCCACTCACCCGGTTCTTGACCTCGGCGGAGAGGCCGTAGGACGGTCCCTTGTTGAACTGGGAGCCATTCATAGCGGGAACCGGAGCCGGTACCGGAGCGGGGTGAGGGGTGCGGAGCCGGTACCGGAGAAGGGAGCGGCAGCGGGACCGGGCGGGGCAGGGGGAAGGGTGTCGGGCCCGGCCCCCCCGCGCTGATTGGACGGGGATGAAATGTCCAAATAAGGGCAGGAGTGGCCGGATCGCGGGGGGGTCCCTCACCCCGATACCGGGACCCGGAGGGGACCCGGGGGGCACTTGGGGTCGGGGGAGCGGTTCGGGGATGGAGCCGTCTCGGGAacacagcctggctgctggcGACACGAGCACCCCACGGACACACGCAAGCACCTATAGACGGGCACGCACGTGTGCATCACCCCATCCACATGCACACGGGGACGCGTGCACCCCGACCCACGGGCAGAACCGGGATCCACCCTGCGTCATCCCACGGGGGGAGTCACGAGAGGGGGGACCTGGCAGTGACTTCAGGGGGGGAGCTGGGGCCGGGGCCATCCTGGCACCCCCAAAGAGCCCACGGGGGAGGCAGGGCCAGGAGCATCCCACTGGGGGGAACATCCCATAGGGGTGAGCCTGGAGCCTAGCATCCCACTTGCCCCCCACTCCCCCAAGGCCTCCAGAGATGCCCTGCAGGATGAGGCTTTTCCTCCATGGACCAACAGACACCCCAAGATCAGGGGTAAATCCCACAGAGGCCTGAGGTCCTGTGGGGGTCAGCCCCactcctgcagccccctcagTGCAACTGTGGGATGCAGCACCAAAACCCCCCCACAAACAGCCACCGTGACCCCACCTCCCCCAGGAGCACCAGGGGCTCCTTGGTCACCCCCCACAAGGCTGGTGACGCACCCGAGCCCACCTGAGGGGCAGCCGGGGTCCCCATTGCCCCCCAGCCTCACGCCCTGGGTGCGCATTTGGCTTTTCCTGTTTCAGGTTTGTCTGCGGAGCCGATGAGGAAATAAGGCGGCGTCACACGCGGCCTCCTGACAGTTGGGCCCCCACCAATGTGGCAGAGACGGTGAGGAGAGCActggcagcaggaccaggggcaCCCAGGGCAGGGGCCGGGTCCCCCCCCCGGGAATCATGTTCTCCCGGAAGAAGCGAGAGCTGATCAAGACCCCCTCCATCTCCAAGAAGAGCCGTGCAGGAAGCCCTGTCCCGCAGACCCTGCCGGTGAGTGTCCCTTGTCCCCCCtctggtgggtgggtgggggatACAGAGGGCTGCGGGGTCACGGTGCTCATGAAGCTtctgggaagagctgcagggtgggaagggggagatGGGCACGGCCAGGGGgcagtgaggaagaggagggagccGAGGAAGGACCTTGGTCACTGGGCCTGGGGGGGATTTTGTCCCCAGCTGCCCTGGGGGGGAAGCAAAGGGCAAACAGGGCCAATGAGGAAAGAGGAGGCTGCAACACGGGGCGGGGGAGGAAACGGGGGGCAGCAGCCAAGGGTATGGGGAGGGCAGAGAAACCCCAAAGTGTCCAGGGGacaggggcaggagctggggaacCTCTGGGCTCAGTTAGCCCCGGTGCCTGGGCTCTgtcatgtatttatttacttgtgGGACACCCTGGGCACTGGAGGGGTGCAGGGGGAAGCATTTCCCCCTTGCGGGGCCAGCCGGGGCTCCCTGCACTGCCCGCCCCGCGCCTGCGCCCCAAGAACCCGCCCGCCGCACCTCGGCCAGCGGCACCGTCCCTGTCCCTGACCCCCCAGAGGGGTCTATGGGGTGGTGGGCAGAGGGATGCTCAGCCGGGCAGCCGGGAAGAACAGCTACAGCCCCGGCGGGGCCAGGCGCCGCTGGACCGGGCACAACAGCTCCCCCAAGGGCTGCCTGGACTCGCTGCCCCACGCACCCGCTGTGCGGCTGACGGTACGG harbors:
- the CNN2 gene encoding calponin-2; its protein translation is MNGSQFNKGPSYGLSAEVKNRLAQKYDPQKEAELRTWIESVTGQQIGPDFQKGLKDGVILCELMNKLQPNSVRKINRSAQNWHQLENLSNFIKAMATYGMNPVDLFEANDLFESGNLTQVQVSLLALAGMAKTKGMQSGVDIGVKYSEKQQRNFDEAKMKAGQCVIGLQMGTNKCASQSGMTAYGTRRHLYDPKNQILPPMDHSTISLQMGTNKCASQVGMTAPGTRRHIYDAKMGTEKCDNSSMSLQMGSNQGANQSGQVFGLGRQIYDPKYCPQGSQGEVANAACDQSGDPPRYHYYCEEEEGY